A genome region from Arachis duranensis cultivar V14167 chromosome 6, aradu.V14167.gnm2.J7QH, whole genome shotgun sequence includes the following:
- the LOC107492728 gene encoding protein WHAT'S THIS FACTOR 9, mitochondrial — protein MNHFGNKNRVFQFLKLCHHHQQQWQRSIVKVRLKWVKNRSLDHIIDKETDLKAACLLKDAVKRSSAGFLTAKSVADWQKLLGLTVPVLRFLRRYPSLFEEFPHPRWPSLPCFRLTDTAKLLDSLEEEIHQSHENDAVERLSKVLMMMRTKTAPLHALQPLKWDLGLPDCFEKTLIPKFPEQFQLVKYPNGLSGLKVSQWREDLAVSALQKMNECRESKRGKAALVFPMRFPRGYGSQKKVRSWMEEFEKLPYISPYADCSKIDPESDLMEKRVVGVLHEFLSLSIHKKTKRNYLRSLREELSLPHKFTRIFTRYPGIFYLSLKCKTITVTLREAYQSGKLVDPHPLARHRDKFYHVMRTGLLYRAKGALVEEADPHAPGGEDSEEVESSDELCEDEVSDSEDE, from the coding sequence ATGAACCATTTCGGAAACAAAAATCGCGTCTTTCAATTTCTCAAGCTCTGCCACCACCACCAGCAGCAATGGCAGCGGAGCATAGTGAAGGTGCGGCTTAAGTGGGTGAAGAACCGAAGCCTCGACCACATCATCGACAAAGAAACCGATCTAAAAGCCGCTTGCCTCCTCAAGGACGCCGTGAAGCGCTCCTCCGCCGGATTCCTGACGGCGAAGTCCGTCGCCGACTGGCAGAAGCTCCTCGGGCTGACAGTCCCCGTCCTCCGTTTCCTCCGCCGCTATCCTTCCCTCTTCGAGGAATTCCCGCACCCTCGCTGGCCATCCCTCCCCTGCTTCCGCCTCACCGACACCGCAAAGCTCCTCGATTCGCTCGAAGAAGAAATCCACCAGAGCCACGAAAACGACGCCGTGGAGAGGCTCTCGAAGgtgctgatgatgatgagaaccAAAACGGCGCCGCTGCACGCACTCCAGCCTCTGAAATGGGACCTCGGCCTCCCCGATTGCTTCGAGAAAACCCTAATCCCCAAATTCCCCGAACAGTTCCAGCTGGTAAAGTACCCTAACGGCTTGAGCGGACTGAAAGTATCGCAATGGCGGGAAGATCTAGCGGTTTCAGCATTACAGAAGATGAATGAGTGCAGAGAATCGAAGAGAGGAAAAGCGGCATTAGTATTTCCGATGAGGTTCCCGAGAGGTTACGGATCTCAGAAAAAGGTTAGGAGTTGGATGGAAGAGTTCGAGAAGCTTCCATACATATCTCCGTATGCAGATTGCAGTAAAATTGATCCTGAAAGTGATTTGATGGAGAAGAGGGTTGTTGGAGTTCTGCACGAGTTTCTGAGTTTGAGTATTCATAAGAAAACAAAGAGGAACTACCTTCGGAGTTTGAGAGAAGAATTGAGTCTTCCGCATAAGTTTACAAGGATTTTCACTCGCTACCCTGGCATCTTTTACTTGTCTCTCAAGTGTAAGACTATTACTGTCACTCTCAGAGAAGCTTATCAGAGTGGCAAGCTTGTGGATCCTCATCCACTTGCTCGCCATAGAGACAAGTTCTACCATGTCATGAGGACCGGCCTTCTCTATCGGGCCAAAGGCGCCCTGGTAGAAGAGGCCGATCCTCATGCTCCCGGAGGAGAGGATTCTGAAGAGGTTGAATCGAGTGATGAGTTGTGTGAGGATGAGGTTTCGGATTCAGAAGATGAGTAA